Within Bactrocera oleae isolate idBacOlea1 chromosome 6, idBacOlea1, whole genome shotgun sequence, the genomic segment ATTTGTATCAACCTAAATTAATTCTATATCAATTTGATAATAAATAGACGCACTAATATTCTTCTTAAGATTAGATAATCTATAGCTTTCAAAAAGACGACCTTTCTGACACTATTTAGAATTAGGtcagtacatatatatttatgtatgtatatatgtatgtacatacataaaagtggttttaacatatacatatatgtatgttgttgagACTAAATTTACTTTAGATTACCAGAAATGtgtgaaattttgtataaatagaTCCAAAGTGCTCAAAATactttacttattatcataGTAGCACTGTTATAAAAActacaaattacaaataaagtcaatattttaaataaaatttattatttcagccaagtttaaaattgtttatgtattaaataattacaatatttgccACTACACTACATTCAGAATCAAAAGTAGTACCAATTTTGTAATAACTCAaagcattattaaaaaaaataaataaatttgcgttaaaaaaaaatacacacaaaaatatctaaaaaaaaaaaaaaaaaaagtttacagataatttcttaatattttttaaatacattataAATCACTTGATCCGTGATatgcaattatataaatataaatatttcttattttgggTTCTTATCAAAACTCTTCGAATCAGAAACCAAACAAGTGATTGTATTGTGTATACAGtagtaaaaatttgtaaacattaGGTTTATTTCTAGACAGTGGAGATATCAACTATGGATAAAGCGCTGcttgtatacacatacacacacctttGCATGCGTACGTATTTCCGCTTATTCCGAGGATATGGCATAGAGCTGTTCCACTCTCACACAATTAAATTGATGCGAGTCTTGGCGAGAACAAAGTGGCGAAGATACGAGCGACTCACTATGCCAATGGTACGAGACTGTGGTTTTATATCatatctttaatttatttaggaAAACACCAAGAGCTTAAGTGTAGGTTGCACAGATGTATAATTTCCTAATCAAGAATAGAAAATCACTTTAGTTTTGTAGTTTTATAGAAATTAGTCAGAAACCATTTCTTGTATTTTTGTTATCATAATACTTATttgaaaaaccaaaatattagAACCTGTCCACATGTAGACACCCAGCTATGAATGAAGTAACGAATCGTAAAACAAGAAGAACAAAAGATAGAGCCAAGAAGCgattaaaaatatcataaaccCCACACAGATGTGTGTGCCTACCTACTTGTGTTTTAAAGATGGATTTTTTCTTGAATTATCTTTTATCTTCAAATACACATTTGTAGTCTTAGCTGGGGGTCAACAAAATTTCAAGTACGTTCGGCAACTTAACTTAACACaattaattttacatacatatattcacattACTCAATTCTGCGAATTAAACAGCATTCTAGCACGTATTTGTTTTACAtttaatcatattttatttgtttaaaacttgTGCGTTTTTCGTGCAACATTAATTCACTTCATTGCTTTGATTGTTTACTAAACCACCAAATAGGGgaaaaatcaatttgcatatgtattgtTAGCATCGACAAAGCAAACAATAACGAAAAACACTATTTTAAACAGGCTAAACCATTTTCTTCAACATTTTGATCACAGAGATTCAATtcacatatatttcatttgaatatttatgattAACCTTTTGTCTTAAACCattctttttatttccaatatataGTAGTTTACACAAGAAACTTTCACATCCGCGCCGCGGAATACACCCACATTACTCTCCCTAAATTGGAAAAACGTCTTCCCCAACCGAAGCAAGAACTTCCACTGAAAACGAAAATGTTCACTTTCCACAAATTGCCCATTTCCCATTCTTATTTCGAAATTCATTATCCACAGAGAGTTGCCAGTTTTTGTTTTGCGTCGAAACTATTCAAACAACACTGTActtaagttataaaaattacatatatttagtaAAGTTACGCACacccataaaaataatatttgcaaaCAATTTAGTGTATTTGGTTTAAATAAAGAAGCAATTAGTAtgtgcaataaaacataaaattttgtacattgATCTGGTAAGCCTACTCTttgagcagagaacgtaaattattattattgttataatttacGTTATCTGGTGATAGTGTTGGTAAATGGTGCCAGGGAATCAAAATTAGTGTTGCCAGATAATCTTTTTGTTAACCAATCGGAGTTTACTttctcaataaatgtaattgAATATTAACGTGGAAGTTGGCTTAATTCATTGAAAACAGggctaatatatatttatatatatgattttttttatgaaaaagttaaaatctatttttagaAACCAATCTTACATTGTAGTATGACATTCGAAGaatattatgttaaattttcatggagaaatatttaaaaaatacggcATTTGCAACAATTACTCTGGAGAGTCTCGGATAAAAGATAACGGTAGGaggtttttcgaaatttcaatttttcatttatcCCCTTCTTACGCAAAGACTTTATGAGTTGCACCGTGTATATGTGTTAATTTCCGTGCTAATTATTTCAATGGCCATATTTTCTATTTCGCAAGTGATCGAACAAACCTCTGCAacctttgaatatttttgacagttttttgtTTACAGAAAGTGGCGGTCTAAAAGTGTATACTACAAATACCGTTATcttaaatttacatacataaatcgcAGTTTATTGATTAagtcatttttttattaaaagttattatatGAATAGAAGCATTTATATTCAATCCGTTCATCCCATTATCCGTCGACTCTTCGACAATTTCTTCCAGAGTTTCACAAACATTtctcattctttttttttgtcgGCTGCTTGCCATTGAACTTGAAGGGCCATTCGCCATTTGTGCAGTATTTTTATCGCAAACGCATTTCTTAATAGAGGATGTTTCCAATTTATTATCATTTGCTAATTGTTTTGCTCTTATGGAGCGCATTCCTTTAGAAGTTGTTGGTCTTTGTGATTCTTTGATCCGTTTAGGTTTGAGAATACCACTTTTCTCCGACTCTGTAGATTCACTACAGACTTTTGTTTTAAGTAAAAGATCGTTAGCTTGTTGCAGCATAGCAAAATTAGCGCTGCCGTCGTCGAGGCACCTTTTTCCACAATTTGGCCCCTGCATATTACCTGCCCGCCCTGCTTTGCAGTTGCATTGACCATTCGAAGGGCCCGATCTCGCTGAATCTTCACAAAAGGATTTATATAAGTGTCGCTGCATCTCATCCATTACCGCATTAGTATTCCACCCGTCATTCCGTCGGGTTGCGGCTCCGCTTTGCTCACAAGAACAGTTACTGCCTCTGGACATGCAAAATAATCTAGCTAAGTAAAGTGCTATGGGTATTAGGGGCAATACCAGCCATATCAAAATCAATAAAGCACTCCACGACACATTCTGCAAGTAGTGAAAAATAACACAGTCAGAAGAAGACAAATAAATACGCCTAAAGAATGTACCTGTAAATGTGTATTTGCATCACAGTCCCTTGTCGTCTGTTCAGCTGACCTAGCCGAGACCTTGCGACACAAGCCAACTTTATTAACCACCCTATCTGCTGCCATGTCTACATAACCGTCCAGTTCTTTGGCGTACATTTTCTTCAAGTCCGCCATTATTTCACTCAACTCATGGTTACTTTGtttggaaaaattgtttttcaaactCTCGATGCCATTTAGGCATTCACCTGTAATTTTGGCATAATTATCTGTAAAGAACTCCACAACCGTATTGCAATAGCTAGTTAAACGCGTAGCGCTTATAAAGATTACACTCTTCTCGTATTCGTCTATTCTGCGCGTCTTAAAGCTTTCCAAATTGCATTGCGGCAGTGTCTTCAATTGATTATCGAGCATATCGCTGTTGACGTACTTTTGCATTTGTGTATAAACCTCAATTAAGTGTTTCGGATCCGTTCTATTCTTAATATCTTCACACATGTTTCTGAGATCGAGGGTTTTTGATGTTCTCGCGctttgtttgaaatttattgtgtACTTCTGTAGTTCCGGTGCACTTAGTTTCACTTCTTCAGTAGCGCTcttatttggaaaatttaacttaatttttctaTCGACATGATCGTCGAGGATTTTCTTAAATGTGGTTTGGTCTAAGCAATTGTCTTCAATATTTTCCAAGGAGCGTTCGTGTTTATGTGTGTCGTTTCTTGTACAAACACCGTTATAACGGCCAGCACCATGCACAAAGTGCCACAGAAATGGATACAACACGAGTAGCAGAAATAGGAACATCAAAAAAGCCGCACTTAAAATGTGATAGAAACACATAACAATAACAGTTATAAAGTATCTCATAGCTACAGGTACTTACAATTGGAAAAGACAGGATCCATTTTCTTGATTGCAGCATCTAGCTTCACTTCTATAACGTTTTCCACAACATCTTAACAGCAACGCAATTATTAACACAGCTGTTATCTGGAGAGGCAAAGAAAGATTTAAATCACACTTTCAAAAACGGTTTTCACGCCGTAAGTGATGATAATCAATAGGTTGGTTCATTAAgggattttcaaaaattcctCAACGACAATGTCTTAGTTACAAAGAAGCGTACAGAGGATCTTAAATTCGTGAACTAAAATCAGTTTTAAGCTTTGGCTCTAAAGCTGATTCCGAAATAGTTTGAATTTTCACTGTATCAGATACTAATAGAAGAAATACCAAATTTAAGCTGTATCTGAAAGTATGGTTTATATTAAAGCCTCGATTTACACAGAAAATCACACAAAACCAACACTACCAAAATCGGTGAATTCACCACAGTTCATCAAGGCACCATTTGAATTTTGTGTACTCACCAATAGAAGAAGTGTATAGCATATGATGTCCAGTACATAAATCGATAACGGTTCTTTTGACTTATCATCATTCTCTTCTTCCTTATCGGTACTTGCATAATCTTCATCGTCGTCGTTGTTATCTCCACGTGGTCTGCTGGCAAGTGTCGTTGAAAGCGATCGAAATTGATTACCTTACATCAGAATTGAAAATGAATAGTTGAAtgacaaaaaatgtacataaatcactgaaaactaaaaagtacTTACCTTTATCGCCCAAATCCTTTGTTATTTCTAGAAAATACGGAGATAATGCATTTTTCGTTTTACTTCGTAAATTCTCTGGCCAGTTCATGGTCGTGTTGTAAAGCTTCGAAAAGGAGTAAAAGAACTTGTCCACAATACTAAAGATGCGATAGAAATCCAAGAGCTTAAATAAGGATTAATATctgttaaatatatacttattaatATCATGTTAAGAGAGAAAATTGGCTTTCTACACTTAACCTTAAACATTTGAATTGATATTTCAAACATATTAAGTTGGCGTTCATGAAAATATGCTTACCTTTTCCACTTGCATCGTTTTTGAAAGAAAGTTAGGAAAATCTAATTCTTTTAGGACTTTGCGACCATCGTCTGTTTGAGCCAAAACCATCGTCATATTTCGATAGAAAAAATGCATATCTAtgtaatgaatatataaaagaatattatatataaacaatttagaAACTACTGTTAGCAAATGCGTCATACGCCTACGGTAGAGGAATAACGCAAAATTAGTATGTCGATAagctatatgtaagtatgtgactCCATCGGTTAACAACTTCGCTTTATACCCCAAACGTCCACACTATGGTAGTCAAAATGTGAGCTGTGCGAAAGTTACTGTTGAACTTAACTGTCAAAGCAAATGTCTGaagcaaagcgaagcaaaacgTTAATCAGCAGTAAGAATGACGCGAATTGCATTTCTAATTTTATGAACTGATGCCCTTTTAAATTTACTATGTTCATGAGTTGTAGGGAAAAACGTTTTAAAGTTTGGAAATCTGACGTAAAACGTTTATAAGACAggtaaaaaaatacttataactTTGTCAACCGACTTGAGATATTATACATTcatttagacaaaaaaaaatcgaaagaaatttaaaaatcccACCCCCCCTTTAAGCTATTGACAGTCCTTACTCGTAATTACCGTAcagttacaatttttatttaattgtatacaTACGTACAGTCACTCCATTCCAAGACTCCTAAACACAATAGCTCAAATTCGTTATTGACCGCTGCCACGCGTCTATTTACATCGGTTATATCCTCAGCAGGTGGGCACAGAGTTTTCGATTCATCGCTAACGTCACCCGTAATTCCAGTCCAATTGAGGATTAAATCTAGTTTACAACAAAATGTCTTACACCAACGAAAGGAAAAACAAGTAACAACGCttacttcagttgcaccgaagctataatacccttaacaggtgtattttataaagcaaaaaatacaagCAGTGTACAATTTTTCTTGATATTGAGCGGTCAGTTTGAATAGCAGCTAGGTATATGctctagtgatccgatctgaacaatttttacgAATATTCTaccatattattatacaattgtTACGGAGATTATGCAATTGCCCTGGATAGTAATAacctgtgccaaatttcggaaagataccttgtcaaataaaagagttttacaTTCAAGGACATGCATTTGATCGTTCaggttgtatgacagctatatgctaatgCTGTCCGTTATAGGCGCTTCCAGTAAATAAACAGCTTCTTGAAGACAAAAGCACGTGTGCCAAATTTGAATACGACATCTTAaaatctgagggactagttcacgtatatacagacagacagatggacatggctaaatcgcaaatcatttatatatggtatttatattttatagagtctccgacgtctccttctgtgtgttat encodes:
- the LOC106625648 gene encoding uncharacterized protein — protein: MPVSGFRYTPIPEERQVDDEFRDVNEPVEIPKWAGYAVNDFGTKVVAYEDRENWSVLLKTFGVAMAMLIIIIAVLLIGLIYLFLRCKGYLNPIRDYAERSNQRCVRCILTLLMLILLAGILYFVIMAIKNTVAKRHMKEENNSKTRGDSSVASQQLDHVFGLNFEEFQTQTRNSANDLILNWTGITGDVSDESKTLCPPAEDITDVNRRVAAVNNEFELLCLGVLEWSDYMHFFYRNMTMVLAQTDDGRKVLKELDFPNFLSKTMQVEKLLDFYRIFSIVDKFFYSFSKLYNTTMNWPENLRSKTKNALSPYFLEITKDLGDKGNQFRSLSTTLASRPRGDNNDDDEDYASTDKEEENDDKSKEPLSIYVLDIICYTLLLLITAVLIIALLLRCCGKRYRSEARCCNQENGSCLFQFAAFLMFLFLLLVLYPFLWHFVHGAGRYNGVCTRNDTHKHERSLENIEDNCLDQTTFKKILDDHVDRKIKLNFPNKSATEEVKLSAPELQKYTINFKQSARTSKTLDLRNMCEDIKNRTDPKHLIEVYTQMQKYVNSDMLDNQLKTLPQCNLESFKTRRIDEYEKSVIFISATRLTSYCNTVVEFFTDNYAKITGECLNGIESLKNNFSKQSNHELSEIMADLKKMYAKELDGYVDMAADRVVNKVGLCRKVSARSAEQTTRDCDANTHLQNVSWSALLILIWLVLPLIPIALYLARLFCMSRGSNCSCEQSGAATRRNDGWNTNAVMDEMQRHLYKSFCEDSARSGPSNGQCNCKAGRAGNMQGPNCGKRCLDDGSANFAMLQQANDLLLKTKVCSESTESEKSGILKPKRIKESQRPTTSKGMRSIRAKQLANDNKLETSSIKKCVCDKNTAQMANGPSSSMASSRQKKRMRNVCETLEEIVEESTDNGMNGLNINASIHIITFNKKMT